The following coding sequences are from one Tolumonas lignilytica window:
- the rpsT gene encoding 30S ribosomal protein S20 translates to MANIKSAKKRAIQAEKARKHNASRRSMTRTFIKKVVAAIASGDKAAAQAAFAAAQPILDRMATKGLIHKNKAARHKSRLSAQIVAMQ, encoded by the coding sequence TTGGCTAACATTAAATCTGCTAAGAAGCGCGCTATCCAGGCAGAGAAAGCCCGCAAGCACAACGCCAGCCGTCGTTCTATGACCCGTACTTTCATTAAGAAAGTTGTTGCAGCGATCGCATCTGGTGACAAAGCTGCTGCTCAGGCTGCTTTCGCGGCTGCACAGCCAATTCTGGATCGCATGGCGACCAAAGGCCTGATCCACAAGAACAAGGCTGCTCGTCATAAGTCTCGCCTGTCTGCTCAGATCGTTGCAATGCAGTAA
- the ribF gene encoding bifunctional riboflavin kinase/FAD synthetase: MELIRGIHNIHPEHAGCVLTIGNFDGVHCGHQAVLRRLQEQAKVLGLPSCVMVFEPQPLEFFAPDRAPARLSRLRDKYDAIAALGIDRLLCVKFDQTFAELSATAFIEDILVKKLSVRFLVIGDDFRFGLQRSGDFSLLVEAGKRYGFQVLSTDTLLHEQQRVSSTLLREALKDGRLADVERMLGHPYCITGRVAHGAKLGRTIGFPTANIHLKRLVVPIQGVYAVQIVIADNTYFGVANIGFRPTVNGTRSQLEVHIFDFQDDLYGKQLQIRVCHKLRDEQKFSSFTALQTQITADARYARQWFGLSDTAVAPDGI, translated from the coding sequence ATGGAATTGATCCGCGGTATTCATAATATCCATCCTGAACATGCAGGTTGTGTTCTGACTATTGGTAATTTTGATGGTGTACATTGCGGACATCAGGCGGTATTGCGTCGCCTGCAAGAACAAGCAAAAGTGCTGGGCTTACCCTCTTGTGTGATGGTCTTTGAGCCACAACCGCTGGAGTTTTTTGCTCCGGATAGAGCTCCGGCCCGACTCAGCCGCCTGCGTGATAAATATGATGCGATTGCGGCATTGGGTATTGATCGCTTGTTATGTGTTAAATTTGACCAAACCTTTGCGGAACTGAGTGCGACGGCGTTCATTGAGGACATCTTGGTGAAAAAGCTGTCTGTCCGGTTTCTCGTGATTGGCGATGATTTCCGATTTGGCCTGCAGCGCAGTGGTGATTTTTCGCTATTGGTGGAAGCCGGTAAACGGTATGGTTTTCAGGTGCTCAGTACCGATACGTTACTGCATGAACAACAACGGGTCAGTAGCACACTGTTACGCGAAGCATTAAAAGACGGCCGTTTGGCTGATGTGGAGCGCATGCTCGGTCATCCGTATTGCATCACCGGGCGTGTTGCACATGGTGCAAAACTGGGAAGAACCATTGGTTTTCCAACAGCGAACATTCATCTGAAAAGGCTGGTGGTGCCAATTCAGGGCGTGTATGCCGTTCAGATCGTGATTGCGGACAACACGTATTTCGGTGTGGCCAATATCGGCTTTCGTCCGACAGTCAACGGAACGCGTTCGCAATTAGAAGTACATATTTTTGATTTTCAAGATGATTTGTATGGTAAACAGTTACAAATCCGGGTATGCCATAAATTGCGGGATGAACAGAAATTTTCTTCATTTACCGCGCTACAAACACAGATAACAGCGGATGCTCGATATGCCAGACAGTGGTTTGGTTTGTCGGATACCGCTGTTGCACCTGATGGAATTTAG
- the nhaA gene encoding Na+/H+ antiporter NhaA — protein MVYLVKRFLQMEAASGIILFVSALAALLCANSSWSEIYHSFLSIPIRVQVSSLDVHKPLLLWINDGLMAIFFLLVGMEIKREMLDGALSTVRQASLPLIAAVGGMVVPAILFVVVIGDHSQFMSGWAIPMATDIAFALGVLALLSGRLPFSLKIFLLALAIIDDLGAVLVIALFYTAKLHTLPLLIAAGLSLLLFILNRCRVMRLTPYLLVGTLLWFAVLKSGIHATIAGVVLGLAIPHIRNMTTTPLLQLEHQLHPWSSYFILPLFAFANAGLPLSGLSWQDLGSGLPLAITLGLFLGKPFGVLLACWLAIKSRLAVLPDGVSWFHLGGLSVLCGIGFTMSMFIGGLAFGTSSDAFAASRLGILSGSFFAAVFGYFLLSRSSHVHHSQESEHVSS, from the coding sequence ATGGTTTATTTAGTGAAACGATTTTTGCAGATGGAAGCAGCAAGTGGAATTATATTGTTTGTTTCTGCCTTAGCTGCATTGTTATGCGCCAACTCATCATGGTCTGAGATATATCATTCTTTTCTCTCCATTCCGATACGTGTGCAAGTGAGTAGTCTGGATGTGCATAAGCCATTGTTGCTGTGGATCAATGATGGATTGATGGCGATCTTCTTTCTGCTGGTTGGCATGGAAATCAAACGTGAAATGCTGGATGGCGCGCTATCGACAGTCCGTCAGGCGAGCTTGCCTTTGATTGCTGCCGTAGGCGGAATGGTCGTTCCGGCTATCTTGTTTGTCGTTGTTATCGGCGATCATTCGCAATTTATGTCTGGCTGGGCGATCCCCATGGCGACAGATATTGCCTTTGCCTTAGGGGTGCTGGCCTTGTTAAGCGGTCGGCTCCCATTTTCACTGAAGATATTCTTGTTAGCTCTGGCCATCATTGACGATCTGGGGGCTGTGCTGGTCATCGCGTTATTTTATACCGCCAAATTGCACACGCTACCATTGTTGATTGCCGCAGGATTAAGCCTGTTGCTGTTTATTTTGAATCGTTGCCGCGTCATGCGCCTGACGCCATATCTGCTGGTGGGGACACTATTATGGTTTGCGGTATTAAAATCCGGTATTCATGCCACCATTGCCGGTGTGGTCTTGGGGTTGGCGATACCCCATATTAGAAATATGACAACCACGCCACTGCTTCAATTGGAACATCAACTTCATCCCTGGAGCAGTTATTTTATTTTGCCTCTTTTTGCGTTTGCTAATGCCGGATTACCGCTGTCGGGTTTGTCTTGGCAGGATCTGGGTTCTGGGTTGCCATTGGCGATCACGCTCGGACTCTTTCTTGGTAAACCTTTCGGGGTATTACTGGCGTGCTGGCTCGCGATTAAAAGCAGGCTTGCGGTGTTACCGGACGGCGTGAGCTGGTTCCATCTTGGTGGGCTTTCCGTGTTATGTGGTATCGGTTTTACCATGTCGATGTTCATTGGCGGCTTAGCGTTCGGAACCTCCAGTGATGCGTTTGCCGCGTCCCGGCTGGGGATCTTGAGTGGTTCATTCTTTGCCGCTGTTTTCGGCTACTTCTTGTTAAGCCGTTCGAGCCATGTCCATCACAGTCAGGAGTCGGAACATGTTTCATCTTAA
- a CDS encoding ArsR/SmtB family transcription factor → MTIEEMELSADHAVSLLKAMANRHRLIILCCLQGGELSVGELNQKIGLSQSALSQHLAILRRDVLVKTRKEAQTVYYSLSSNEVEAIISTLHSLYCAP, encoded by the coding sequence ATGACCATCGAAGAAATGGAACTTAGCGCCGATCACGCGGTATCGCTACTGAAGGCGATGGCCAACCGGCACCGGCTGATCATTCTGTGCTGTTTACAAGGGGGAGAGCTGTCGGTTGGTGAGTTGAACCAGAAAATTGGTCTTAGCCAATCTGCATTATCTCAACACTTGGCTATATTGCGGCGTGATGTGTTGGTAAAAACCCGCAAGGAGGCTCAGACGGTATACTATTCTCTGAGCAGCAATGAGGTTGAGGCGATCATCTCTACATTGCATAGTTTATATTGCGCACCGTAA
- a CDS encoding thymidylate synthase, producing MKQYLDLCQRIIDDGVWIENERTNKRCLTVINADLVYDVQNNQFPIITTRKSFWKAAIAELLGYIRGYDNAADFRALGTKSWDANANENEAWLNNPARKGHDDMGRVYGVQGRHWRQHNGNELDQLAKIISHLSKGIDDRGEILTFYNPGEFELGCLRPCMHTHTFSLLNDTLYLTSYQRSCDVPLGLNFNQIQVFTLLALVAQITGKKPGLAYHKIVNAHMYEDQVALMRDVQLQRTPFPSPKLEINPEIKTLKDLETWVTLDDFNVVGYQHHDAIKYPFSV from the coding sequence ATGAAACAATATTTAGACCTCTGCCAGCGCATTATTGATGATGGTGTATGGATCGAGAATGAAAGAACGAACAAACGCTGCCTGACCGTAATCAATGCCGATTTAGTCTACGATGTACAAAACAATCAATTTCCGATCATTACGACACGTAAAAGCTTCTGGAAAGCGGCGATAGCAGAACTGTTGGGTTACATCCGGGGATACGATAATGCCGCCGATTTTCGGGCTCTGGGCACTAAATCGTGGGATGCCAATGCCAATGAAAATGAAGCCTGGCTAAATAATCCTGCGCGGAAAGGTCATGATGACATGGGACGTGTTTACGGCGTTCAGGGTCGTCATTGGCGACAACACAATGGTAATGAATTGGATCAGCTGGCCAAAATTATTAGCCATCTCTCAAAAGGGATTGATGATCGCGGTGAAATCCTGACGTTTTATAATCCTGGAGAGTTTGAGCTGGGGTGTTTACGCCCATGCATGCATACACATACCTTTTCGTTATTAAACGACACGCTCTATCTGACCAGCTATCAGCGCTCCTGCGATGTTCCATTAGGGCTTAATTTCAATCAGATTCAAGTATTTACATTACTGGCACTGGTAGCGCAAATTACAGGGAAAAAACCAGGGCTGGCTTATCACAAGATCGTGAATGCACATATGTATGAAGATCAGGTCGCGTTGATGCGGGATGTTCAGCTGCAACGAACCCCATTCCCATCACCAAAACTCGAAATTAACCCAGAGATAAAAACTCTCAAAGATCTGGAAACCTGGGTAACGCTGGATGACTTTAATGTCGTCGGCTATCAGCACCACGACGCCATTAAATATCCCTTTTCCGTATAA
- the ptsP gene encoding phosphoenolpyruvate--protein phosphotransferase — MLTTLRQIVESVTAAPSLFDAMQTLVQQTRTAMHVDCCSVYISEPQRQRYRLMATDGLSQDAVGKAILPFNEGLVGLVGRREELINLADAPAHPSFKYLPEVGEDEFKTFLGVPIMHQRNVLGVLVVQQTLSRQFTELDESFLVTLAAQLAVRIAHAELKGLISSPSNSHRAVHGVGVSSGMAIAKAWVWQPKMDLAQVHLKHSDEPELQVELLNQAVLQVQMDLDSLAMRFQDAVQVDSQSIFDIYQHILADPNFIFQIEQEITTHHWNATSAVRQVSERLIAQFSAMSDPYLRERALDIRDVAQRLLSCLAHSHMEQFDFKEPVILLAEEVTATLLAEVPKDRLAGVISIRGAVNSHAAILARTMSVPAVMGLELPLQELDGQELIIDGGNGDVIIQPSGAVLAEYEQLIQQAKAFDDLVAQEAQLPSETLDGCPVSVLLNAGLSLDVDSCLMDCSDGVGLYRTEIPFMLHDSFPSEQEQTTRYRTILEQYSGRQVCMRTLDIGGDKPLPYFPISEENPFLGWRGIRITLDHPELFLAQLKAMLRASEHNDNLAIMLPMISCVSEIQSARRLLDQAWLEVSDELRARGSSIRYPSLGVMIEVPAAIYLLPDLAPYVDFWSVGTNDLTQYLLAVDRNNARVADMYDGLHPAVLRALQQIVQIANQQAKPVSVCGELAGDPIGVLILLAMGYHRFSMNLNNIAKIKYLLRRVKTDALAPLLSQALQMHDSSQIRKVFSGYLESLGLQGGFISKKVEQ, encoded by the coding sequence GTGCTGACAACATTGCGGCAAATCGTGGAAAGTGTAACAGCGGCGCCATCTTTGTTTGATGCGATGCAGACGCTGGTACAACAAACCCGTACTGCTATGCATGTTGATTGTTGCTCGGTCTATATTTCTGAGCCTCAACGGCAACGTTATCGATTAATGGCCACTGATGGTTTGTCTCAGGATGCGGTCGGCAAGGCGATATTACCTTTTAATGAAGGTTTGGTCGGGTTGGTCGGTCGTCGTGAAGAGCTGATCAATCTGGCTGATGCACCAGCACACCCCAGTTTTAAATATCTGCCGGAAGTGGGCGAGGATGAATTTAAAACGTTTCTTGGTGTGCCGATCATGCATCAACGTAACGTATTAGGTGTCTTGGTTGTACAGCAGACGTTGTCACGGCAGTTCACCGAACTGGATGAGTCATTTTTGGTGACCTTAGCAGCACAGTTGGCGGTGAGGATTGCGCATGCTGAGTTGAAAGGATTGATCAGTTCGCCTTCAAATAGTCATCGAGCCGTGCATGGTGTGGGTGTATCGAGCGGTATGGCAATTGCCAAAGCATGGGTTTGGCAACCGAAAATGGATTTGGCTCAAGTTCATTTAAAACACAGCGATGAGCCGGAGCTACAGGTTGAGTTACTTAATCAGGCTGTTTTGCAGGTTCAGATGGACTTGGATTCTCTGGCAATGCGTTTTCAGGATGCCGTGCAGGTCGATTCACAATCTATCTTTGATATTTATCAGCACATTTTGGCTGATCCGAATTTTATTTTTCAGATCGAACAAGAGATCACCACCCATCACTGGAACGCCACCTCAGCGGTGAGACAGGTCAGTGAACGGTTGATTGCCCAGTTTTCAGCAATGAGCGACCCATACCTACGGGAGCGGGCGTTAGATATTCGCGATGTTGCACAGCGGCTGTTGAGCTGCCTCGCTCATAGCCATATGGAGCAGTTCGATTTTAAGGAACCGGTTATTCTGCTGGCTGAGGAAGTGACTGCCACGCTGTTAGCCGAAGTACCAAAGGATCGATTAGCGGGTGTAATCTCCATTCGGGGGGCGGTGAACTCACACGCGGCAATCTTAGCGCGTACCATGAGTGTGCCTGCTGTCATGGGGCTGGAGTTGCCGTTGCAGGAGCTGGATGGTCAGGAATTGATCATTGATGGAGGCAATGGCGATGTGATTATTCAACCAAGCGGTGCGGTGCTGGCTGAATATGAACAGCTCATTCAGCAGGCGAAAGCATTTGATGATTTGGTGGCTCAGGAAGCGCAACTGCCATCTGAAACGCTGGATGGTTGTCCGGTCTCTGTCTTGCTAAATGCCGGATTAAGTCTGGATGTGGATAGCTGCCTGATGGACTGTTCCGATGGTGTCGGTCTTTATCGTACTGAAATCCCGTTTATGCTGCATGATAGTTTTCCTTCTGAACAGGAACAGACAACGCGCTACCGGACGATTTTAGAACAATATAGCGGACGGCAGGTCTGTATGCGGACGCTGGATATCGGCGGGGACAAGCCGTTACCCTATTTTCCTATCAGCGAAGAAAATCCGTTTCTTGGCTGGCGAGGCATTCGAATCACTTTAGACCACCCAGAATTGTTTCTGGCTCAGCTGAAGGCGATGTTACGGGCCAGTGAGCATAATGATAATCTGGCGATTATGTTACCGATGATCTCGTGTGTCAGCGAAATTCAATCGGCACGCCGCTTGTTGGATCAGGCTTGGCTGGAAGTCTCGGATGAACTTCGAGCCAGAGGCAGTTCAATTCGTTATCCTAGCTTAGGGGTGATGATCGAAGTACCTGCGGCGATTTATCTGTTACCTGATTTAGCGCCGTATGTTGATTTTTGGTCGGTGGGAACCAATGACCTGACTCAGTATCTCTTGGCGGTGGACCGAAATAATGCTCGGGTTGCAGACATGTACGATGGGTTGCATCCTGCTGTTCTTCGGGCATTACAGCAAATTGTTCAGATTGCCAATCAGCAGGCCAAACCGGTCTCTGTGTGTGGTGAATTAGCGGGCGATCCAATCGGTGTGTTGATTCTGTTGGCCATGGGGTACCATCGGTTCAGCATGAATTTAAATAACATCGCCAAAATCAAATACCTGTTACGCCGGGTAAAGACTGATGCGTTGGCCCCGTTGCTTTCGCAAGCCCTGCAGATGCATGATTCTTCGCAAATCCGAAAGGTGTTTTCTGGGTATCTGGAGTCTTTAGGCTTACAGGGCGGATTTATTAGCAAGAAAGTAGAACAATAA
- the nhaR gene encoding transcriptional activator NhaR, with product MFHLNYNHLYYFWMTQKKGSVTQAAEALYLTPQTITGQIRQLEDRLGGRLFKRKGRNIEATELGQLVFRYADKMFSLSYEMLEVVTFQKENESSFNVGIADVLSKRIASKVLLTALPEDGSVHLRCLESTHEMLLIQLREHKLDVILSDCPLDSAEHPGLLSKKLGECGVSFFCQAPLPTKPFPECLMERKLLIPAKRTAMGRQLTRWFDEQGLVPQIFGEFDDAALMKAFGLFNQGIFVAPTLYQEEFLDGLSVSLVGQTDALKEEYYAIFAERMIQHPAVKRLCESDFSALFAGAV from the coding sequence ATGTTTCATCTTAATTATAATCACCTCTATTATTTCTGGATGACACAGAAAAAAGGTTCCGTCACCCAGGCTGCCGAGGCTCTTTATCTGACTCCTCAAACGATCACCGGGCAGATCCGTCAGCTAGAGGATCGGCTCGGGGGGCGATTATTTAAGCGTAAGGGCCGGAATATCGAAGCGACAGAATTGGGACAATTAGTTTTTCGTTATGCGGACAAGATGTTTTCGCTTTCTTATGAAATGCTCGAAGTCGTGACATTCCAAAAAGAAAATGAAAGTTCATTCAATGTGGGTATTGCGGATGTCCTATCTAAACGCATTGCGTCCAAAGTATTGCTAACGGCATTACCAGAGGATGGCTCAGTCCATTTGCGTTGTCTGGAGTCGACGCATGAAATGCTCCTGATCCAGTTACGTGAACACAAATTAGATGTCATTCTTTCCGACTGTCCGCTCGATTCCGCGGAGCATCCGGGGTTGCTTTCTAAAAAACTGGGGGAATGCGGTGTGAGCTTTTTTTGTCAGGCACCGTTACCGACAAAACCATTTCCTGAGTGTTTGATGGAAAGAAAATTGCTGATCCCCGCGAAACGCACAGCTATGGGACGACAACTGACGCGTTGGTTTGATGAACAGGGTTTGGTGCCGCAAATTTTTGGCGAATTTGACGATGCTGCATTGATGAAAGCATTTGGTTTGTTCAATCAGGGGATCTTTGTTGCACCCACCCTTTATCAGGAAGAATTTCTGGATGGATTGTCCGTTTCGTTGGTCGGGCAGACCGATGCATTGAAAGAAGAATATTATGCTATTTTCGCAGAGCGAATGATTCAACATCCTGCCGTCAAACGACTTTGTGAAAGCGATTTTTCCGCACTGTTTGCTGGAGCGGTATGA
- the murJ gene encoding murein biosynthesis integral membrane protein MurJ, which produces MSKKLIKSGLMVTTATFASRILGLVRDIAIAHLLGAGIASDVFFFANRIPNYLRRLFADGAFNQAFVPVMTEYREMGDKTAVRELLSAASGTLGLIITIVTVLGVLGSTVLSALFGWGWFMAWWHNEPGAEKFELASLLLKITFPYLWFVTFTAMSGAVLNTYGRFGVSSFTPTFLNVSLIATAWWIAPHTGKPEIALAVGTFVGGFIQLIYQIPYLYKMRFLVKPKWAWHHPGVTKIRSLMLPAIFGVSVSQINLMFNTMLASFLATGSISYLYYSDRLLEFPLGMFAVAISTVILPSLAKRHVDADPLRFSQTMDWGVRMVLFLGLPAMVGIMVLREPILRVLFMRGEFGAHEVQMAGGSLLASTSGLLSLMLARVLAPGFHARQDTKTPVRYGMHSMAANMIFNAILIYPLGYIGLALSTALSGTVNAISLFQGLYRRQIYRPGKETVIFLIRLAMATLLMGGVLVWLCAPLSSWTAWSQWRSVLELSKLIGIALVAYGLGMGLVGLRPRHFKTVTEG; this is translated from the coding sequence TTGAGCAAGAAGTTAATAAAATCTGGTCTGATGGTGACAACGGCCACCTTTGCATCGCGTATTTTGGGATTGGTGCGGGATATTGCGATTGCCCATTTGTTGGGGGCGGGTATTGCGTCAGATGTGTTTTTCTTTGCCAATCGCATTCCCAACTATCTGCGGCGCTTGTTTGCCGATGGTGCATTTAACCAGGCATTTGTCCCTGTGATGACGGAATACAGGGAGATGGGGGACAAAACAGCCGTGAGAGAATTACTGAGTGCCGCATCAGGGACACTTGGATTAATTATTACGATTGTGACTGTGTTGGGCGTTTTAGGTTCGACAGTTTTATCTGCATTGTTTGGCTGGGGTTGGTTTATGGCCTGGTGGCACAATGAACCGGGTGCAGAAAAGTTTGAATTGGCCAGTCTGTTATTAAAAATTACCTTTCCCTATTTATGGTTTGTGACCTTTACGGCCATGTCAGGAGCGGTACTTAACACTTATGGTCGTTTTGGGGTTTCATCCTTTACCCCAACTTTCCTGAATGTATCGTTAATTGCGACGGCCTGGTGGATTGCGCCACATACGGGAAAACCTGAAATTGCGCTGGCAGTGGGTACGTTTGTTGGTGGTTTCATTCAGTTGATTTATCAGATCCCCTATCTTTATAAAATGCGTTTTTTGGTGAAACCCAAATGGGCATGGCATCATCCGGGGGTCACGAAAATTCGTTCGTTGATGTTACCGGCGATTTTTGGTGTCTCAGTCAGCCAAATCAACCTGATGTTCAATACCATGCTGGCCTCTTTTTTGGCCACGGGGTCGATCAGTTACCTTTATTATTCCGATCGCCTGCTGGAATTTCCGCTGGGTATGTTTGCTGTTGCGATCAGTACGGTCATTTTGCCGTCACTGGCTAAACGTCATGTTGATGCCGATCCATTACGTTTCTCGCAAACAATGGATTGGGGAGTGCGGATGGTCTTATTTTTAGGGCTACCCGCCATGGTTGGTATTATGGTGTTACGGGAACCCATTTTACGTGTGCTGTTTATGCGTGGGGAGTTTGGTGCACATGAGGTTCAGATGGCGGGTGGTAGTTTGCTCGCGTCGACGTCCGGTCTGTTATCGTTGATGCTGGCCCGCGTGCTGGCCCCGGGTTTTCATGCCCGACAGGATACGAAAACCCCGGTCCGTTATGGTATGCATTCGATGGCAGCCAACATGATATTTAATGCGATCCTGATATATCCGCTGGGGTATATTGGTTTGGCCTTATCGACCGCCTTATCCGGCACGGTGAATGCGATATCTTTGTTCCAAGGGCTCTATCGCCGACAAATTTATCGTCCGGGAAAAGAGACCGTTATCTTTCTCATCCGATTGGCGATGGCGACATTATTGATGGGGGGAGTGCTGGTTTGGTTATGTGCGCCGTTATCAAGCTGGACGGCCTGGTCTCAATGGCGTTCGGTTTTGGAATTGAGCAAGCTGATCGGCATTGCTTTAGTGGCCTACGGTTTGGGGATGGGATTGGTTGGCTTACGTCCTCGCCATTTCAAAACTGTGACAGAGGGCTGA
- the rppH gene encoding RNA pyrophosphohydrolase: protein MIDGDGFRPNVGIVICNRNGQVLWARRYGQHSWQFPQGGVDDGETPEQAMFRELYEEIGLKQDDVTILATSRNWLKYRLPKRLIRWESKPVCIGQKQKWFLLRLDAAKETSIQFGCHGQPEFDDWRWVSYWYPVRQVVSFKREVYRRVMKEFAAIAMPYTPPVVKKEPRRKASRW, encoded by the coding sequence GTGATTGATGGCGATGGTTTCCGCCCGAATGTAGGTATAGTGATCTGCAATCGCAATGGACAAGTGTTATGGGCTCGTCGCTATGGGCAACATTCCTGGCAGTTTCCTCAGGGTGGTGTGGACGATGGGGAAACACCAGAGCAAGCTATGTTTCGTGAGTTGTACGAGGAAATAGGATTAAAGCAAGACGATGTTACTATTCTCGCAACCAGTCGGAACTGGCTTAAATATCGACTCCCCAAGCGCTTGATCCGTTGGGAAAGCAAACCCGTTTGCATTGGGCAGAAACAAAAATGGTTTTTATTACGATTGGATGCAGCTAAAGAAACCAGCATCCAATTTGGTTGCCATGGTCAACCCGAATTTGATGATTGGCGGTGGGTGAGTTATTGGTATCCCGTTCGGCAGGTAGTGTCTTTTAAACGAGAGGTTTACCGTCGAGTGATGAAGGAATTTGCAGCCATAGCAATGCCTTATACACCACCTGTTGTGAAAAAAGAGCCTCGTCGAAAAGCTTCTCGCTGGTAA